In Acaryochloris marina S15, a single genomic region encodes these proteins:
- a CDS encoding DUF2470 domain-containing protein, producing the protein MADTFTPEISDRICKHMNEDHADAVLLYAKVYGKVTEAEAAQILKVDSEGMDLSVNAGAQDSTIRIAFDHVLQDSEDAHQTMITMVKTARTQMT; encoded by the coding sequence ATGGCTGATACCTTTACCCCCGAAATTAGCGATCGCATCTGCAAGCACATGAACGAAGACCATGCCGATGCCGTTTTACTTTATGCCAAAGTCTATGGAAAGGTAACCGAGGCGGAAGCTGCTCAGATTCTGAAAGTAGATTCAGAAGGGATGGACTTATCCGTAAATGCGGGGGCCCAAGACTCTACCATCCGTATTGCCTTTGATCATGTGCTACAAGATTCCGAAGATGCTCATCAGACGATGATTACTATGGTGAAAACAGCCCGTACCCAAATGACCTAA
- the nei gene encoding endonuclease VIII, whose translation MPEGPEIKRAADRIAGAIANQPLQEVWFAFSHLKKYEAQLGASQIKQVETQGKGLLLHFDCGLSIYSHNQLYGKWMVRKAYSYPQTKRQLRLALHCDRKSALLYSASDIDVLDAAGIQEHPFLSRIGPDVLSSKTTVDQVQERLSCDRFRRRRLTTLFLDQHFLAGLGNYLRSEILFVAKVHPSLRPVDCTDEQLEKLAEAALALPKQSYETGGITNDIAWAAKLKSQGFARRVYRHWVFARAGQLCWVCATPIVKDAQGGRRYYYCPQCQEE comes from the coding sequence ATGCCCGAAGGACCTGAAATTAAGCGAGCTGCAGATCGTATTGCGGGTGCGATCGCAAACCAACCCCTCCAAGAAGTCTGGTTCGCCTTCTCCCACCTAAAAAAATACGAAGCTCAATTAGGTGCAAGTCAAATTAAACAGGTAGAAACTCAGGGCAAAGGCTTGCTGCTGCACTTTGACTGTGGTCTAAGCATCTATAGCCACAACCAGCTCTACGGTAAGTGGATGGTCCGAAAAGCCTATAGCTACCCCCAAACGAAACGCCAATTGCGGTTGGCCTTGCATTGCGATCGCAAATCCGCTCTCCTTTACAGCGCTTCAGATATTGATGTCTTGGATGCGGCTGGGATTCAGGAGCATCCCTTTCTAAGTCGGATTGGGCCAGATGTCCTCAGTTCTAAGACGACCGTCGATCAGGTGCAAGAGAGACTGAGTTGCGATCGCTTTCGCCGTCGCCGCCTCACAACCTTATTCCTCGACCAGCATTTCCTGGCAGGGCTGGGGAATTACCTTAGAAGCGAAATCTTGTTTGTTGCCAAAGTGCATCCCTCCCTAAGACCTGTAGATTGTACCGATGAGCAGTTGGAGAAACTGGCAGAAGCAGCCCTAGCTTTGCCTAAGCAGTCCTATGAAACCGGAGGCATCACCAACGATATTGCCTGGGCCGCTAAATTGAAATCCCAGGGATTTGCGCGGCGTGTGTATCGTCATTGGGTTTTTGCCAGAGCAGGGCAGCTCTGTTGGGTCTGTGCTACCCCAATTGTCAAAGATGCTCAAGGTGGGCGTCGGTACTATTACTGCCCCCAATGCCAGGAAGAATGA
- the hisS gene encoding histidine--tRNA ligase has product MGFIQVSRGTRDILPDEVIYWQHVEATARQLLHQAAYRELRTPIFEQTNLFERGIGEATDVVGKEMYTFKDRGDRSITLRPEGTAGAVRSFIENKLHAQGGVQRLWYIGPMFRYERPGAGRQRQFHQIGVEALGSQDPRADAEVIAIASQLLKSLGVPEWTLTLNSLGTAEDRQQYREALVDYLNQYKDDLDPDSQDRLQRNPLRILDSKDPKTKEIAQSAPNILDYLGTDSKQHFDRVQQLLTDLDITYKLNPCLVRGLDYYTHTAFEFELEGLGNQATVCGGGRYDRLVSELGGPETPAVGWAIGMERLIMLLQNAEIALNQSLDFYCVARGPEAEAQALLICQNLRKNGFSVEMDLSGSAFGKQLKRANRSGAIACLILGDTEACDRTVQLKWLASGEQESIAQANLSDLTSQLQNKLNAAKANSST; this is encoded by the coding sequence ATGGGATTCATTCAAGTTTCACGAGGGACACGGGACATTCTGCCGGACGAGGTGATCTATTGGCAGCATGTCGAAGCTACAGCCCGTCAGCTCCTGCATCAGGCGGCTTATCGAGAGCTGCGTACCCCTATCTTTGAGCAGACTAATCTATTTGAACGCGGCATTGGCGAAGCCACAGACGTGGTGGGCAAGGAAATGTACACCTTCAAAGATCGAGGCGATCGTTCAATAACGTTGCGCCCTGAAGGGACTGCTGGAGCCGTACGGTCGTTTATCGAGAACAAACTTCATGCCCAAGGAGGCGTTCAGCGTCTTTGGTATATCGGCCCCATGTTTCGCTACGAACGGCCAGGAGCAGGACGGCAACGTCAGTTTCACCAAATAGGCGTAGAAGCGCTGGGTAGCCAAGATCCTCGCGCTGATGCTGAAGTGATTGCTATCGCCTCCCAACTCCTCAAATCTTTAGGTGTCCCAGAATGGACCTTAACCCTCAACTCTCTCGGCACTGCTGAAGATCGACAACAATACCGTGAGGCTTTAGTCGACTACCTCAATCAGTACAAAGACGACCTAGATCCTGATTCCCAGGATCGCCTCCAACGAAATCCTCTGCGCATTTTAGATAGCAAGGATCCTAAAACAAAAGAGATAGCCCAGTCTGCCCCCAACATCTTGGATTACTTGGGCACTGACTCCAAACAGCATTTTGACCGGGTTCAACAACTTCTAACCGATTTAGATATTACCTATAAACTTAATCCTTGCCTGGTTAGAGGACTAGATTACTACACCCACACCGCCTTCGAGTTTGAGTTGGAGGGGTTAGGAAATCAAGCCACCGTTTGTGGCGGTGGCCGCTATGATCGCCTTGTTTCTGAATTAGGAGGACCCGAAACCCCTGCAGTGGGGTGGGCGATCGGAATGGAACGGCTCATTATGCTCCTACAAAACGCTGAGATTGCATTAAATCAATCTTTAGACTTTTACTGCGTGGCCCGGGGACCAGAAGCAGAAGCACAAGCCTTACTAATTTGCCAGAATTTGAGAAAAAACGGCTTTTCCGTAGAGATGGATCTAAGTGGCAGTGCCTTTGGCAAACAACTCAAACGGGCTAATCGGAGTGGTGCCATAGCCTGCTTAATTTTAGGCGATACGGAAGCTTGCGATCGCACCGTGCAACTCAAGTGGCTAGCCTCTGGAGAACAAGAATCCATAGCTCAGGCTAATCTCAGCGATCTAACGTCCCAACTCCAAAATAAATTGAACGCAGCCAAAGCGAATTCCTCCACCTAA
- a CDS encoding ABC transporter ATP-binding protein yields the protein MTTTQPKAQSLTEENPEQAIIRLEQITKFYGEGETEVRALDGVNLVINPGEYCSIMGASGSGKSTMMNMIGCLDRPTSGQYFLDGVDVAQLTDTELALVRNRKIGFVFQQFHLLSQVSALENVMLPMVYANVPVKERRERGKAALEQVGLGDRIRNKPTQLSGGQQQRVAIARAIVNEPVLLLADEPTGALDTKTTNEILDIFSTLNASGMTVVMVTHEPEVAKTTQRVVWFRDGQVVHSHLDPEELHTTAF from the coding sequence ATGACAACCACACAGCCGAAAGCTCAATCCCTGACGGAAGAGAACCCAGAACAGGCCATTATTCGCCTAGAGCAAATTACCAAGTTTTATGGTGAGGGAGAAACGGAAGTCCGAGCCTTAGATGGTGTGAACCTGGTGATCAACCCTGGTGAATACTGCTCGATTATGGGGGCATCTGGATCCGGTAAATCCACCATGATGAATATGATTGGCTGTTTGGATAGACCTACTTCAGGACAGTATTTTTTGGATGGAGTGGATGTCGCTCAACTTACGGATACTGAATTAGCCTTGGTGCGCAACCGCAAGATTGGGTTTGTCTTTCAGCAGTTTCATTTGCTGAGTCAGGTCAGTGCTCTAGAGAATGTAATGTTGCCGATGGTCTACGCCAATGTGCCCGTAAAAGAGAGACGAGAGCGGGGTAAGGCAGCTTTAGAACAAGTGGGTTTAGGCGATCGGATTCGCAATAAACCCACTCAACTTTCTGGTGGACAACAACAGCGGGTAGCGATTGCTCGGGCTATTGTCAATGAGCCTGTTTTATTGCTGGCGGATGAGCCTACGGGGGCTTTGGACACCAAAACGACGAATGAAATTCTGGACATCTTCTCAACTTTAAATGCAAGCGGCATGACGGTGGTGATGGTAACCCATGAGCCAGAAGTAGCGAAGACAACGCAGCGAGTCGTTTGGTTTCGAGACGGCCAAGTGGTTCATTCCCATCTCGACCCAGAAGAACTTCATACCACGGCTTTCTGA
- a CDS encoding ABC transporter permease: MDILESVKMASATLVANRLRSSLTMLGMIIGNASVIAMIAVGQGAQKYASGQFESLGPNILFIVPGTDKARRQTFEVPKTLVWADAKAIKEAVSAVQAVIPQLQNQLTTIYQGSNTTALVMGTTDDYPIVRNHDVAKGRFLSSQDIQRGKLVAVLGTDLAKRLVGSENPIGKRIRIKNLNFEVIGLMEEKGSFLGSSQDDVIFIPISTMANRVVGSTSPFGTELTFISVSAKDEASIPSAEFQIRNLLRIRHKIINEDDFTVRTQKQALEIIGNISGALTIMLAAIASISLLVGGIGIMNIMLVSVTERIQEIGLRKAIGASQSDILVQFMIEAIILSAVGGMIGTFVGVGGTVMVGSLTPLETGISVPAVMLAVGVSGGIGLFFGVVPARRAAQLDPIVALRSA; the protein is encoded by the coding sequence GTGGATATCCTCGAAAGCGTAAAAATGGCTTCAGCGACTCTGGTCGCCAACCGCTTGCGCAGTAGTTTGACGATGCTAGGAATGATTATTGGTAATGCGTCTGTCATTGCCATGATTGCCGTTGGGCAAGGGGCCCAAAAGTATGCCTCAGGACAGTTTGAGTCCCTAGGACCCAACATTCTATTTATCGTTCCTGGAACTGATAAAGCCCGGCGGCAGACCTTTGAGGTACCGAAGACTCTGGTGTGGGCCGATGCCAAAGCCATTAAAGAAGCTGTATCTGCTGTTCAAGCTGTTATCCCTCAACTTCAGAATCAGTTGACCACTATCTATCAAGGATCGAATACAACGGCTTTGGTGATGGGGACAACAGATGACTATCCGATTGTGCGGAACCATGATGTGGCCAAAGGTCGATTCCTCAGCTCGCAAGACATCCAGCGAGGCAAGTTGGTGGCAGTGTTAGGCACTGACCTGGCCAAGCGATTGGTGGGGTCTGAAAATCCTATTGGCAAGCGAATTCGGATTAAAAACCTCAATTTTGAAGTGATTGGCCTGATGGAAGAGAAAGGCTCTTTCCTCGGGAGTAGTCAAGATGATGTGATATTCATCCCCATTTCGACAATGGCAAATCGGGTGGTGGGATCTACATCCCCCTTTGGGACTGAGCTAACGTTTATCTCCGTCTCGGCTAAAGATGAAGCGAGTATCCCATCGGCAGAGTTTCAGATTCGTAATTTGTTGCGCATACGCCACAAAATTATTAACGAAGATGACTTTACGGTTCGGACTCAAAAACAGGCTTTGGAAATCATTGGCAATATCAGCGGAGCCTTGACGATCATGTTGGCGGCGATCGCCAGTATCTCTCTGCTGGTGGGCGGCATTGGCATTATGAATATCATGCTGGTATCTGTGACAGAGCGTATTCAAGAAATTGGTCTACGCAAAGCTATTGGGGCCTCCCAATCTGATATTTTGGTCCAATTTATGATTGAGGCTATTATCCTGTCCGCTGTAGGCGGCATGATTGGTACTTTTGTGGGCGTGGGTGGCACGGTGATGGTAGGCAGTCTCACCCCTTTGGAAACAGGTATTTCCGTTCCGGCTGTGATGTTGGCTGTTGGTGTCTCGGGTGGCATCGGGCTGTTCTTCGGGGTCGTCCCCGCTCGACGGGCAGCTCAACTCGATCCAATTGTGGCCCTTCGCAGTGCTTAA
- a CDS encoding efflux RND transporter periplasmic adaptor subunit, producing the protein MYIELPVVGKVKKPKVWVIGLVSAIVLLGAVGARSFVNRSSDKPTLEDLTVEVESKDVTLRIDASGSITPAKSVNLSPKQAGVLAKLLVEQGDEVEKGQVIARMDTRDLEGQLIQANASVAQAKARLSELQAGNRPEEIQQARARLIRAEAQLAQIAGGNQLETIAQVQSQVESAKARLRLALTRLNSFEQLYKAGAETRDRRDEAQAEADTARANLREVQRRLQILRQGSQPAEVLRAKADVAEARQAYQLMQKGSRPEVVLQAKAAVAEAQGRQRVVMTQVNDTIIRAPFGGIITQKFATEGAFVTPTTTASSTSSATSTSIVALAQKLEVLATVPEIDIGKIRPGQMVEIQADAFPDQVFKGRVRLVSPEAIEEQNVTSFQVRVNIASGQDKLRSGMNTDLTFLGDTVADSMVLPTGLIATKDGKTGVYIPDEDGKPKFQPVTTGSSIKNQTQILEGVTPGQKVFETFPEGQKPEDLKEEE; encoded by the coding sequence GTGTATATCGAACTTCCTGTAGTTGGCAAAGTCAAGAAACCTAAGGTGTGGGTGATTGGCCTTGTAAGCGCCATTGTCTTGTTGGGGGCAGTCGGGGCTAGATCTTTTGTCAATCGGTCTTCGGATAAACCCACCCTAGAAGACTTGACGGTCGAGGTGGAGTCAAAAGATGTCACCCTCCGGATTGACGCTAGCGGTAGTATCACACCGGCCAAAAGTGTCAACTTAAGTCCAAAGCAAGCAGGCGTTTTGGCAAAGCTGCTGGTAGAACAAGGAGATGAGGTTGAGAAAGGGCAGGTGATTGCCCGCATGGATACTCGTGATTTAGAAGGTCAATTAATTCAAGCGAATGCCTCTGTTGCTCAGGCAAAGGCGCGGCTGTCGGAGTTGCAGGCAGGTAACCGCCCGGAAGAAATTCAACAGGCTAGGGCTCGTTTAATCCGAGCGGAGGCCCAACTGGCCCAAATCGCGGGGGGTAATCAATTGGAAACTATTGCCCAGGTCCAAAGCCAAGTGGAGTCAGCAAAAGCCCGTTTGAGGTTGGCCTTGACTCGTCTGAATAGTTTTGAACAGCTTTATAAAGCAGGGGCAGAAACCCGCGATCGCAGAGATGAAGCACAAGCAGAAGCAGATACCGCCCGAGCCAACTTAAGAGAAGTGCAAAGACGTCTGCAAATTTTGCGGCAAGGGTCTCAACCTGCAGAGGTCCTAAGGGCTAAGGCTGATGTGGCGGAAGCTCGTCAAGCCTATCAATTGATGCAAAAAGGCAGTCGCCCCGAAGTGGTTCTGCAAGCAAAGGCAGCAGTAGCTGAGGCCCAAGGCCGTCAACGGGTGGTCATGACCCAGGTTAACGATACGATTATTCGGGCTCCCTTCGGAGGCATCATTACCCAGAAATTTGCGACGGAAGGGGCCTTTGTAACGCCCACAACTACCGCATCGAGCACTTCGTCGGCTACGTCGACTTCTATCGTGGCCTTAGCTCAAAAACTAGAGGTGTTGGCCACTGTTCCTGAAATCGATATTGGTAAGATTCGACCGGGGCAGATGGTTGAAATTCAGGCGGATGCTTTCCCCGATCAGGTATTTAAGGGGCGCGTTCGGTTAGTGTCTCCAGAGGCGATTGAAGAGCAAAATGTGACTTCCTTCCAGGTCAGGGTAAACATTGCTTCTGGGCAAGACAAGTTGAGATCGGGAATGAATACAGATTTAACGTTCTTGGGTGACACTGTCGCGGACAGCATGGTTCTGCCAACCGGTTTGATTGCCACAAAAGATGGAAAAACAGGAGTCTATATTCCTGATGAAGATGGAAAGCCTAAGTTTCAGCCTGTAACGACAGGTTCGTCTATCAAGAATCAAACTCAGATTCTGGAGGGGGTAACACCCGGTCAAAAAGTTTTTGAAACTTTCCCGGAAGGCCAAAAACCTGAAGATTTGAAAGAGGAAGAGTAA
- a CDS encoding EAL domain-containing protein has translation MLHSPNSPEEEYTIAFSRKDKKVASTARNIEALIHPNRQTYHILAIEIDQKKQLISLEDATYTIGRHKANAIVLDDQTISRNHAFLLRICDVNTKQHTFRIIDGDLNGKRSQNGLWVNGKRSFIHDLQDHDVVSFGEHIHATYVSTSSLTDPRIDIEENKVQSLPIPLPRPNLAPGSTLFHKATLGNPQAIQESLVQKHSGDAAFVRLSSFPELTPLPIIETDLDGNITYINPAASNKFPELRTIKRHPLTDGLYEKLVQEQSEYVVREMEIGSSIYEQAIYCILQSGLIRSYLIDITQHRRTEQQLRLSEARYAAAAKGANDGLWDWDLHANTIYFSDRWKSMLGFAEGEIGDSPDEWFGRIHSQDQDRVTEDLSAHLRGDTPQFECEYRILHNNGEYLWFRGRGLALRNEQGQAFRIAGSQTDVTAYYSTRAQLEFKAQHDEMTQLPNRVLFMERLTHAFRMAEHHQSRLFAVLFLDLDRFKIINDSLGHGVGDHLLIEVAQRLQQCLRKQDTIARFGGDEFAILLDTVEDADEAIHVAQRILRALKAKISLEEHEVYTSASIGITISSPDYQAPEELLQDADTAMYRAKKQGKNCFEIFSSGMRAQVNSQLQLETDLQRAISNNELHLVYQPIVDLSTENIVGFEALLRWAHPKRGLIPPSEFIPVAEDAGLMVSIDWWVLTEACQQMAHWLKSYPSSAELTINVNISAHQFLQSTFCEKVTAIIQETGMKPHHLKLEITEGVILSNAPNISEQLNNLKKLGIHLAIDDFGTGYSSLSYLYAFPLDVLKVDYSFVSRMDQDNGLAIVRTIVNLGQNLNMKVVAEGVETKIQQEYLQEMGCEFAQGYLFSRPLKKGAVESILTNQQQPHIPAIPTTTV, from the coding sequence ATGCTGCACTCCCCAAATTCCCCTGAAGAGGAATACACCATTGCGTTTAGCCGCAAGGATAAGAAAGTTGCATCAACTGCAAGGAATATTGAAGCTCTTATTCATCCGAACCGGCAAACGTACCATATTCTTGCGATTGAGATCGATCAGAAGAAACAGCTGATTTCTCTAGAAGACGCCACTTATACGATTGGACGCCACAAAGCGAATGCCATCGTGTTAGATGACCAAACGATATCCCGCAATCACGCTTTTTTGTTAAGGATCTGCGATGTCAATACCAAACAACACACTTTTCGGATCATTGATGGCGATCTAAACGGGAAACGCAGCCAAAATGGATTGTGGGTGAATGGTAAACGATCCTTTATTCATGATTTACAGGATCATGATGTAGTCTCTTTTGGCGAACATATCCATGCCACTTATGTTTCTACGTCTAGCCTCACTGATCCTAGGATTGATATAGAAGAAAACAAGGTTCAATCCTTACCCATTCCTTTACCTAGACCAAATCTTGCACCGGGGTCAACCCTTTTCCATAAAGCGACCCTAGGCAACCCCCAAGCCATTCAAGAAAGTCTCGTCCAAAAACATTCTGGTGATGCAGCTTTTGTGCGGCTGTCTTCGTTTCCAGAACTGACACCTTTGCCGATCATTGAGACAGATTTGGACGGCAACATTACCTATATCAATCCCGCTGCTTCCAACAAATTTCCAGAATTACGAACCATTAAACGTCACCCCCTTACAGATGGCTTATACGAGAAGCTAGTCCAGGAACAATCTGAATACGTTGTCCGAGAAATGGAAATTGGCAGTTCGATTTACGAACAAGCCATCTACTGCATTCTCCAGAGTGGTCTGATCCGTAGTTACCTCATAGACATTACGCAACATCGCCGCACAGAACAGCAACTGCGGCTGAGCGAAGCACGCTATGCAGCCGCAGCCAAGGGGGCTAACGACGGTCTGTGGGACTGGGACTTACATGCCAACACGATTTACTTCTCTGATCGTTGGAAAAGCATGCTGGGCTTCGCTGAAGGAGAAATTGGTGACAGCCCTGACGAATGGTTTGGACGCATCCATTCCCAGGATCAAGACCGAGTGACGGAGGATCTATCGGCTCACTTGAGAGGTGATACACCCCAATTTGAATGTGAATATAGAATCCTCCACAACAATGGGGAATACCTATGGTTTAGAGGTCGCGGCCTAGCCCTCCGCAATGAACAGGGGCAAGCCTTTCGAATTGCTGGTTCTCAAACTGACGTCACGGCCTATTACTCCACCAGAGCGCAGCTAGAATTCAAAGCTCAGCATGATGAAATGACCCAGTTACCCAACCGGGTCCTGTTCATGGAGCGATTGACCCATGCCTTTCGCATGGCCGAACATCATCAGTCTCGGTTGTTTGCTGTTCTTTTTCTCGACTTAGACCGATTCAAAATTATTAACGACAGCTTGGGCCATGGGGTTGGAGACCATCTGCTCATCGAAGTTGCCCAACGACTACAGCAATGTCTTCGCAAGCAAGATACCATTGCACGCTTTGGCGGTGATGAGTTTGCTATTCTTCTGGACACAGTTGAAGATGCAGATGAAGCAATTCACGTTGCTCAAAGAATCTTACGAGCCCTCAAAGCCAAGATCTCCTTAGAGGAGCATGAAGTTTATACCAGCGCTAGCATTGGCATAACTATCTCCAGTCCAGACTACCAAGCGCCAGAAGAACTGTTGCAAGACGCGGATACTGCCATGTACCGCGCAAAGAAACAGGGTAAAAACTGTTTCGAGATTTTTTCTTCAGGTATGCGAGCCCAAGTCAACAGCCAACTGCAATTGGAGACCGATTTACAACGAGCCATTAGCAATAATGAGCTGCACTTGGTCTATCAACCCATTGTCGATCTCAGCACTGAAAACATCGTAGGGTTTGAAGCTTTATTGAGGTGGGCTCATCCTAAGAGAGGGTTAATTCCACCCTCAGAGTTTATCCCCGTGGCAGAGGATGCGGGGCTGATGGTCTCCATTGATTGGTGGGTGCTAACTGAAGCCTGTCAGCAGATGGCCCATTGGCTGAAATCCTATCCTAGTTCAGCTGAGCTAACCATCAACGTCAATATTTCAGCCCATCAATTTTTGCAATCCACCTTTTGTGAGAAAGTCACTGCCATCATTCAAGAAACGGGTATGAAGCCCCATCACCTAAAGCTGGAGATCACTGAGGGAGTCATTCTGAGTAATGCACCTAATATTTCAGAACAATTAAACAATCTGAAAAAGCTGGGTATTCATCTGGCGATTGACGACTTCGGAACAGGATATTCCTCCCTCAGTTACCTGTATGCATTTCCCCTTGATGTCTTAAAAGTGGACTATTCTTTTGTTTCCCGGATGGATCAAGACAATGGGCTCGCCATTGTACGGACGATCGTCAATCTGGGTCAAAACCTGAATATGAAAGTGGTGGCAGAAGGTGTCGAGACTAAAATCCAACAAGAGTATTTACAAGAAATGGGGTGTGAATTTGCCCAAGGTTATTTATTCTCACGCCCACTTAAAAAAGGTGCAGTGGAATCAATCTTAACCAATCAGCAACAACCTCATATACCAGCTATCCCCACTACAACAGTCTAA
- a CDS encoding O-antigen ligase — MNFLVFLVMFGWIPLVLYLFSQLPVQRALVISFIGAWLFLPQASFPLVGLPDLTKMSATCYGILLATIIFDAKRFQLFKFSWIDIPMAIWCLCPIASSLTNDLGLYDGLAQALGQTVTWGFPYFLGRLYLGNLSGLKQLATGIIVGGILYVPLCLLEIRLSPQLHRWIYGYHAHSFEQTFRLGGFRPTVFMEHGLMLGVWMMSATLMAIWLWRAGTLTRLGDIPIIWCVLALGVTFVLLRSTGAYALLLISLVILFTVTWSRSSIAIWLLALLMAGYLAISSTGLLTPTYTRQLVATTSQITGPDRAASLSFRLENEQTLSAKARIRPIFGWGGWGRARIYNDQGQDVSVTDSLWIIAFGNHGLVGLVSLMTALILPVLTLARRIPVSNWTHPAAAPVAALSVALIMYGLDCLVNAMINPVFALAAGGLSGLAVQKINMKRPRRAGSKKIAT, encoded by the coding sequence ATGAACTTCCTTGTTTTTCTCGTGATGTTTGGTTGGATTCCGTTGGTCCTTTATTTATTCAGCCAGCTTCCGGTGCAGCGGGCTTTAGTGATCAGCTTTATTGGGGCTTGGCTATTTCTCCCCCAAGCCAGTTTTCCCTTGGTGGGTTTGCCCGATCTCACTAAGATGTCGGCAACTTGCTATGGCATTCTACTCGCAACCATTATCTTCGATGCCAAGCGGTTCCAGCTCTTCAAATTCAGCTGGATAGATATCCCCATGGCGATCTGGTGTCTCTGTCCCATCGCCTCGTCTTTAACCAATGATTTAGGGCTATACGATGGCCTTGCCCAAGCCCTAGGCCAAACGGTGACTTGGGGGTTTCCCTATTTTTTGGGGCGATTGTACCTAGGGAATTTAAGCGGACTCAAACAGTTGGCTACTGGCATTATTGTCGGTGGCATCCTGTACGTTCCCCTTTGCTTACTGGAGATTCGGCTTAGTCCCCAACTGCACCGCTGGATTTACGGCTACCATGCCCATTCTTTCGAGCAGACTTTTCGTCTAGGAGGTTTTAGGCCCACGGTATTTATGGAGCATGGGCTAATGCTGGGGGTTTGGATGATGAGCGCCACCTTAATGGCCATTTGGCTATGGCGAGCGGGGACCCTGACTCGTCTGGGGGATATTCCCATAATTTGGTGCGTGTTGGCCCTTGGAGTAACGTTTGTTCTGCTGCGGTCCACCGGGGCCTATGCTCTGTTACTGATCAGCCTCGTTATCCTGTTTACCGTTACCTGGTCTCGCTCTAGCATTGCCATTTGGCTGCTAGCTCTACTGATGGCGGGATATTTAGCCATCAGTTCAACGGGTTTGTTAACACCAACCTATACTCGCCAACTCGTTGCTACGACAAGTCAAATCACCGGACCCGACAGAGCGGCTTCCCTTAGCTTTCGCCTTGAGAACGAGCAAACTCTTTCTGCCAAAGCTCGGATTAGACCCATTTTTGGCTGGGGAGGTTGGGGCAGAGCCCGAATTTATAATGATCAGGGCCAAGATGTATCCGTGACCGATAGCCTATGGATCATCGCCTTTGGCAATCATGGCTTAGTAGGATTAGTGAGTTTAATGACCGCCTTAATTTTGCCCGTCCTCACGTTAGCCAGACGAATTCCTGTCTCCAACTGGACTCACCCTGCAGCTGCCCCGGTCGCAGCCTTGTCAGTCGCCCTGATTATGTATGGGCTAGATTGTCTTGTGAATGCCATGATCAATCCTGTGTTTGCATTAGCAGCAGGTGGACTATCCGGTTTAGCAGTCCAGAAAATCAACATGAAACGTCCACGACGGGCAGGCAGCAAGAAAATCGCTACCTAA